One Gemmatimonadaceae bacterium genomic window, ACTCGAGGATCTGAACATGCCCGAGGGTCGTTCCCGTCTCGGCAAGATCCGGTGCCAGTTCGACACCGCGTACTGCTGCCGCCTTTGCCCTCGGCATCACCGCGACTGACGGCACGAAGCCATAAACGGCGAGCACGGAATAGCAGTCAGCGAGGCCGTGGTATGCGAGCGCGTATCCCGTATCGTGCTTGAGAGCTTCGCCGAAATGCTGCATCGCCGCCTGCATCTTTCGTGTTCCATTCCATATGAAACGGCCACGCAGGTAGTGCTCGAAAGCTTCGACGTTGTCGGTCCGCCGGCGTCCGAGTGACTCTTTCTGTTCACCGGTGAGCCTTATCTGCATCTTGCCGACGATGCTTTTCGCTATCTCCTCCTGAATCGCGAATACGTCGTCGAGCTCCCGGTCGTAGCGTTCGGCAAAGAGGAGATATCCATCGTCAGCGTTGACCAGCTGCGCGTCAATTCGGACCCGGTTCTTCGAGCGTCTCACACTTCCCTCGAGTACCGCGTCGACCTTCAGCTGCTCCGCTATCTGGGACACATTGAGACCGCGTCCTTTCAGCGCGAACGACGATGTCCGTGCCGCCACTCGAAGAGAAGCGATGCGGCTCAAGGCGCTGATGATCTCGTCGGCAATGCCGTCCGAGAAGTATTCGTTCTCGGGGTCCGCACTAAGATTCGCAAACGGCAACACGGCGATCGAAGGCTCCCGACGCCCACGACGGGTTGTCGCCCTGGACTCCCCGCTGAAGTTGCCGGAGTCCAGCGCCGACACCAGCTCTGCCGAATGCTGTGGCCGGTCACCCGGCTCTTTCTGCAGGCAGTACATCACAAGTGTGGCGAGCGGATCGGGAATGTCCGGGCGACGGGTTGCCACCGGCTCGGGCTGCTCGACCAGGTGCGCCGCGAGCATCGCATGGCGGGAGCGGCCGGCGAACGGAGTTGTACCAGCGAGCATCTCGTACGCCATCACGCCAAGGGCGTAGATGTCCGAGCGGTGATCGAGCTCCAGATCGCCTGCTGCCTGCTCCGGAGACATGTAGGCCGGCGTACCAATTACGAGGCCTTCGGACGTCAACGCGTTGTCATTCGGGCGCATCGCCGCGTGAATCGCTTTGGCGACTCCAAAATCCATCACCATCGCCGAGCCATGGGACAACAGGATGTTGTCCGGCTTGATGTCCCTGTGCACGATTCCGCATCGATGCGCATAAGCAAGCGCCGAGGCCACTTCGCGAAGGATGCGCACCGTGTCGGCGATTGGAAAACCGCCCGACGCGCCGAGCTGTTTTCGCAGCGACTCACCGATGACGAACGGCATGGTGAAGTAGGGAAGCCCACTAACTTCCCCCGAGGAGAATACCGGCAGTATGTGCGGGTGCTGAAGCTGGGCTGCCATCTGGATCTCGCGGCGGAACCTGTCGAGCATCACCGCCCCTGCCAGCTCGGAGGGAAGAACCTTCAGGACGATCTTCCGATTGAGCGAGACCTCGTTCGCCAGGAAGACACGCGACATGCCTCCGCCGCCAAGCTCTCGCTCGATTGCGTAGCTGGCACCAAGGGCGGATTGCAGCTGTTGTCGGAGCTCGTCGGGCAGTTACTACCTCGGGGACGCGGGTTACATGGGTAAGGGTGTTACAACGATACGGATTGACTGAGTCAACCGCCACGTTGGGGGTCGCTGACTGTAGTGCGGTAGTGTCCGATTTTGACTGTGACATTAGGCCGCCTGACCGAGTTTGATTTTCGGGTCCATGAGGCCTAGCACTTTCTCAATCGTCCAAACGTGGTCCGTCACGCCCGCCGCCATGGCGGGTGTCGTCTTGATTCCGTTCGCCGCTTTCGTCAGGGTGATGTGTGAGCGGCAAAAGTTGTAATACATGAAATGCAGGCTCACGGCGTGCGCGTGATTCTCTGCTTTCTTGGAAAACGCATTGGTCAACCGCGTGAAGCGGCGCATGTGCATCCGCATAGTGAGGTTGCACCGCTCGACGTAGGACGTTGAGCAAAGGTCCATGTCCGGGTCGCCCATGACCCACGCTTTGTCCACCCCGATGCAAATGGCCGGACTATACCGCCTCCGTGGGTCCTGCGGGACCATCGTGTTCCCGTAGTCCTTGTCGATGATCGCGTAGTCACAACCACCCCAACCGAAAGCGGCCTCGACAGCATTAGGGTACATCTCGTGTCCGTCCGTCGAAATCTGGACGCGGTTGGCTACCCTGCGGGCGACATCGTACATGAGCGCATGGGCGTTCTGGCGGTTGCGCTTTCCAACCATCCACGACAGGGCAAGCTTCGTTGTCGCGCAGATCGCGGTATACGTCCAGATGTCACCCTGACCCGCTTTCTTGGCGTTCCGTTTCTTGGCGCCCACGAATGACCAAATCTCGTCTGCTTCGATTCTCTCGCAGGGGAGATTGACTAGAACGTGGTGCTGATAGATCGAGCAAAACTCGCCAACCTCAACCAGTAGGCGAGTGACAGTGTCTTTGTCCGTTCCCGTCATACGGGCAACGGAACGGATTGAACCACCTTCAACTAGGCCGCGAATGACAGCGGCGCGTCTGGAAATAGAGAGTACGTTCATACCTAGTAATATGCTTGAGCGGTCAAGCATTATCAAGGGTATGTTACAAACAAAAACCGCCCCGTTACGAGCGGTTAGGAGACTGTTTGACGGGGGGTTATTCCCGGTCTTTCCAGCGGGCGTTTGCGGCCCGTTTGGCAATCTCGGAGCGTTCTTTGGGGGATAGTGATTCGGCTCTTGCTCGACCACCCTTGAGGCCGCCCCGGCGACCCAGCTCAACCGCTGCGGGATTCTTCTTATGGGGCTTGGGTGTGCCTGTAGCCCGCGCCACAATGGACGCAGCCAGTTGGTTGGCGTCGAGTCTCTTACTACTGCTTGACCGCTTAGGCATATTTTCAAACTAATGTCAGAAATCCCTGAAAGCAAACGCCGTTGTGTATTCTGCGGTGGCGGCCCAATGACACGCGAGGACGTTTGGCCTGTCTGGCTGTTGGAATTGATGGAGCAACGACTAACAACGACAGAGGTGGTTGTTTCCCGTGACGGTGTCGAACGAACGGCGCCCAACTTAAAGACACGGGTTAGGCAGGTTTGCAAGTCGTGCAACAATGGTTGGATGTCGCTGTTGGAGGCCGAAACAAAGCCCATCCTCTCGCCCATGATTATGGGGGACGGAG contains:
- a CDS encoding protein kinase → MPDELRQQLQSALGASYAIERELGGGGMSRVFLANEVSLNRKIVLKVLPSELAGAVMLDRFRREIQMAAQLQHPHILPVFSSGEVSGLPYFTMPFVIGESLRKQLGASGGFPIADTVRILREVASALAYAHRCGIVHRDIKPDNILLSHGSAMVMDFGVAKAIHAAMRPNDNALTSEGLVIGTPAYMSPEQAAGDLELDHRSDIYALGVMAYEMLAGTTPFAGRSRHAMLAAHLVEQPEPVATRRPDIPDPLATLVMYCLQKEPGDRPQHSAELVSALDSGNFSGESRATTRRGRREPSIAVLPFANLSADPENEYFSDGIADEIISALSRIASLRVAARTSSFALKGRGLNVSQIAEQLKVDAVLEGSVRRSKNRVRIDAQLVNADDGYLLFAERYDRELDDVFAIQEEIAKSIVGKMQIRLTGEQKESLGRRRTDNVEAFEHYLRGRFIWNGTRKMQAAMQHFGEALKHDTGYALAYHGLADCYSVLAVYGFVPSVAVMPRAKAAAVRGVELAPDLAETGTTLGHVQILEWDWTGAESTLRAVIAKHPRHALAHSYLAWLLSDMDRRAEAKAAAKRASEIDPLHNMITALVHYHAREYGEAIAYCERVLELDPESFTGLFAISLSYAHEGRYEQAINYAREGARLSPGVTFMQALLGVVYAMSGKIQEAQDVLAKLKEKARSEYVAPILLSWVHAHLEEIDLAFECLDQAFAERSCTLAFGIRSPMYDPFRLDPRFDVLLSNLGLS
- a CDS encoding IS1 family transposase; protein product: MLDRSSILLGMNVLSISRRAAVIRGLVEGGSIRSVARMTGTDKDTVTRLLVEVGEFCSIYQHHVLVNLPCERIEADEIWSFVGAKKRNAKKAGQGDIWTYTAICATTKLALSWMVGKRNRQNAHALMYDVARRVANRVQISTDGHEMYPNAVEAAFGWGGCDYAIIDKDYGNTMVPQDPRRRYSPAICIGVDKAWVMGDPDMDLCSTSYVERCNLTMRMHMRRFTRLTNAFSKKAENHAHAVSLHFMYYNFCRSHITLTKAANGIKTTPAMAAGVTDHVWTIEKVLGLMDPKIKLGQAA